The Carassius auratus strain Wakin chromosome 21, ASM336829v1, whole genome shotgun sequence sequence TtgtgaaatcaattaaaattcaTTTACACACTCGCTGCAGTTTGTGTCGCTTAATACTGTTGTTGCACTGATTGTTTGGAGCAGTTCTATCCATGTGTgcgacacacacagacagttatGTATCAGGTTAATGGAGTATTCAGACCCCTGTAGGAGAGCAGGGAGGAGAACAAACAGAAGGACATAAGACTTGGGTAAATATATACACTTTGTCTGCACACACAGCCACAACAGCCAAATAATCTCACATCTGCGATGAGAAGACAGCCAAGGCATTCATCACTTAGAATGTGACTGATCATCTTGGGGCTTGTCCCTGGCAGCCAAATTGAGTCTCTCTTTCGTTCCCAGACCAGGGGAAAAGTTTAAAGTTCTTGCTGCACTTGCTGGGCACATGATAAATGCCTTGAAATCTAAACAACTGACAAAGGGTTCCAGGTACACCATTAATCTGAAGCAATGGACACTGGTAGATTGGCTCATGATTAGCTCCTCTTTGATACACTGTAAGATGAAGTGAGCATATACTGGATGAATGACTAGGCAGAACGCCAAGTTTCAGTGGCAATTATTGGATAACTGCATTTGTGCAGGGGATAAGTGAATGGACAAGCAGGCTTAGGACTGAGGGAGACAAAGAGGGCTCAACTTCTTCCAATTCTGAGTTGAAGCCTCTAATGTTTGATCTCTTTACACAGGTCTGTGGACAACCTGGTTACCATGCGACGCACAGAACCAGGGAGTCCATCTAGAGGAAACAATCTGTTGCAAGAACAGGAGAGCTTGAAATGGATACAACCAAGGAGATATCCTGCTTCATCCATCTCAGTCAGCACAACAAATGTCCGCCCCTGTCCCATGCTAAAGTCAACACTTTTCTGGCTGTGTCTCTTCAGCTCCATACTGCTTCGGAGTGGACAAGGTGTATTGGCAGGGGAGACATGGGGCATGGTGTCCATTTGCCCCATCCATTGCGTGTGTCGGAACTTATCAGAGTCTCTGAGCACACTGTGTGTGAATAAAGGTCTTCTTTTTGTGCCGCCAAACATTGATCGCCGCACTGTGGAGCTGCGTCTTGCTGACAACTACATCCTGGAAGTGGGAGGTGCAGACTTTGCCAATATGACAGGACTAGTTGACCTGACATTGTCACGCAACACCATACATGCTCTGAAACCACTGGCCTTTGCTGATCTGGAGAGTTTGCGTTCGCTTCACCTGGACACCAACCGTCTCACAGTGGTGGGGCCTCAGGATCTGACAGGTCTTATTAACCTTCAGCATCtcatcatcaacaacaatcaGCTCATAGATGTTTCGGCAGATGCTTTTGATGACTTCCTGCCAACTCTAGAGGATCTGGATCTTTCCTACAATAACCTCCGTAGGGTTCCTTGGGAATCTATTCAGAATATGGCTAGCCTGCACACCTTAAATCTAGATCACAATCTAATAGACCAGATTGCTGAGGGTTCTTTCAGTGAGCTCTATAAACTATCCCGACTGGATATGACCTCGAACAGACTGCAGACACTTCCCCCTGATCCACTGTTTTCCAGATCCCAGATTGGGGTTGTTAGTCCCACACCGTACAATTCAATCACCAGCCTCAACTTTGGGGGGAATCCCCTGCACTGCAACTGTGAGCTGTTGTGGCTACGACGATTGATTCGGGAAGACGACATGGAGACATGTGCCACACCTACTCATCTGGCGGGTCGATACTTCTGGTCCATTCCAGAGGAAGAGTTCACGTGTGAGCCTCCACTGATCACCCGTAATACCAACAAACTGTGGGTGTTGGAGGGCCAAAGAGCCACACTTAAATGTCGAGCCATTGGTGATCCTGAGCCAGTCATTCATTGGGTGTCACCAGATGACCGTATTGTGGCCAACTCTAGTCGCATTCACTCGTACTATAATGGCACACTGGATTTTTTGGTGACCCGTGCCAGAGATGATGGCACCTATACGTGCATTGCCATCAATGCCGCAGGGGAATCCACAGCTCTGGTAGACTTGAAGATCATCCCTCTTCCTCATAGAGGGAATGGTACAATAACTCTTATCAACCACAGAGACCCTGGATCCTCTGATATAAGTAGTGGCCGTGGTGGGGTTGAAGGGGCAGGGACTGGTGTAGTGACTGTACGGAATGCCACCGGAGGCAAGGGAGATACGGGAGAACGAGGAAGTGGAAGCAGTAATGGAGGCACAGAAACCTTGATTGGAGTTCTAGGTGTGACATCCAATTCAGCACAAATTCGCTGGAAAATGGGTCGATCTTCAGCGCCTTTTTTGGTGTGGATGTATCAGATCCAGTACAACAGCACAGCTGATGATGGACTTGTTTACAGGTAAGGATATCTTGTTTCTGTATTGTTGCAGCACTTTtgacaaaaaagagaaaatgatgtCTTGGTTTTAGTGTTTAGTTTTCATGTGTTTCAAGTGAATGCATTTAAACATCCTTGGTGCTTATGTTCATGGATTATAGGCTTCAGATATTGATGGAAGGATAAGGCCAAAGGAAACAGACAAAGCCTAAAGCGGACATAACATTCAAGTTGAGCCATGAGGCTAAAAGAGATACAGGCAGCTATTTATATCCAGGGAGGGTAAAGAAAGCAGAGCAGTGGAGTGAGTGGACTTGCTGGCTCTGGGGAAAACAGGATGGACCCTTTAAAAGGGTAAAACCTATACATTTGAAGATGGTGTCACAATGAATCAGGAAGAGTGAAATGGATCTAAATGGAGAGAAAGGGGATAGAGAGATAGGGCAGGTCACAAGGGTAGGGCTGCGAGAGTCCCTTACACCAACTGTTCTTAGACAGGCGGACGTCAGTAATGGTTGGCTTTGTTCTTTTACACTCTAACAACGAACAAGAAAACTATTTATTTGCCTGCTAATTTAATAATATCTAAATCAAAAGAAAGTTTCTCTGTACAAACAGTACCTACACAAAGAAGCCACCTGGCTTTTTATCATCTTTCAAGTCTGATGGTTCTTCAGCTTGTGTTCTCTCATGGGATAGTGAAGTGTCCACTCTTTGCACTCTTCAGAATTTCAGCAGATGCAGTACATCATCTAGGAAATGTTCAACTACTGATCATGAATACCGTGCAGCAGTATTTGGATGCACAAACAACATAGCTTGCATACAAAAATCCTATTACAGATATGAAAACAGAAATTCCATCATGGTAGCctttattttacaatttgttttgtttatctcactttttcttttcattaccTTTTCCTTTACAAACTTACTAGAGGCTCTTCAACTCAATAACATTGAAGAGAGTTTTCAATGCACATGCACTCAATGCACACGCACAGAAGTAGCCATTCTTGCATGGTAAGGACATGCATTGAGAGGCTTAACAAAAGAAAGGTACAGTGAGATTTCCAGGAATTGGGATCAATAATAAATGGTGAAGGTGAGGGGCTTGTTTGGATGACAAGGagcgaaatatatatatagatacaggAGGACTGCCTGAAGAGAGGGGGGTGGGGTAGCAGAAGTAGCAGCAGTTGCTGAGTGATGGCAGGCAGAGAAGTGCATGAGTGGGAGGTCAGGCATCTTCATAATAGACCTGTTACTACAGCTATTCCCATCAACATGCAGGAATCTATAAGAGTAAACACAGTAAGCTACTCTAGGCCAGAAGACAGACATTAATGCACACTGACTGGCCACCTTGAGTGCATTGCTAAACTAGAGAGATTTTCCTAGATATTTTTCCACATTAAAGAGACGTTCCACATTCAATACTACTTAAACTCtattgacagcatttgtggcataatgtcaATAACCTCAGAAAACAATTTTGCATctcaattttgtttttttaaataaacatcttGGTTACAGCAAGACACTGCTTCATATACCATTCATTTAATATAAAGATGGAAAAAGTTGTTAATGTTAAaacaagaacagaacagaaaaatcaCTTCCACACATTCTGGCCTGAACTGATCTAAAAACGCAAACCACCCTATGGAAATAATGTGAGAttttgaataattcattcaaCATCACTGACCAACACAAATCATAAAGGAGCAACTAAGGCATTATTAGCAGCAGATCATTAAGTTGTGTTTCCTGTAAGGCTTGTAATTCAAATCATCCATAAGAATTTGAAATTTAATATGCAGATAAGCATGCAAATGTCATTGATATGCAGTGACACAATGAGCTCAAAAATAAGAGAAGTCTACATGAATGTGAATTAAAACGTATTTCATTCCTTACAGTGAAGCACATATTCAGTGACACGACAGTTCTTTTTACTGAAGTGGAGACTCAaggaaagataaataaataaattaatacaattgaCGAATCTCAACAAAAGATTATTGAATCTTTAAAGAAAGGAGGCAAATAGCTTATTGAAACTAGTGCAAAGGACACTGAAAATTCTTCAAGGTCCTTCTGCTGTGACCGCCAATTACCTCTCAAAGTAAAGTGAATTTAAGGACTTGAATCAGGTGTAGACATCCAAAGCATTTTCATTacagacatactgtatatacaaagcAGCCAAAGCAAATGCACTGGACACAGTCAATGTAGTCTATTAAAGAGTACTGAACGGACACTGTTTCTGCCAGAGATGGCAGATTGTAAAGACTAGTGTGGGCAGGAGTCCTTCAGGCAAGAAGCATGTCGGCATCCTC is a genomic window containing:
- the LOC113038515 gene encoding leucine-rich repeat and fibronectin type-III domain-containing protein 4-like, whose amino-acid sequence is MRRTEPGSPSRGNNLLQEQESLKWIQPRRYPASSISVSTTNVRPCPMLKSTLFWLCLFSSILLRSGQGVLAGETWGMVSICPIHCVCRNLSESLSTLCVNKGLLFVPPNIDRRTVELRLADNYILEVGGADFANMTGLVDLTLSRNTIHALKPLAFADLESLRSLHLDTNRLTVVGPQDLTGLINLQHLIINNNQLIDVSADAFDDFLPTLEDLDLSYNNLRRVPWESIQNMASLHTLNLDHNLIDQIAEGSFSELYKLSRLDMTSNRLQTLPPDPLFSRSQIGVVSPTPYNSITSLNFGGNPLHCNCELLWLRRLIREDDMETCATPTHLAGRYFWSIPEEEFTCEPPLITRNTNKLWVLEGQRATLKCRAIGDPEPVIHWVSPDDRIVANSSRIHSYYNGTLDFLVTRARDDGTYTCIAINAAGESTALVDLKIIPLPHRGNGTITLINHRDPGSSDISSGRGGVEGAGTGVVTVRNATGGKGDTGERGSGSSNGGTETLIGVLGVTSNSAQIRWKMGRSSAPFLVWMYQIQYNSTADDGLVYRILPPTSNSFLLKNLVSGADYSLCVLAIFDDGISSLTTTKVLGCIQFSTKEDYTECRSLHAHFLGGTLTVMVGGVVVVTLLVFTVAMMVRHRVCGECRDDANRPGKFFPAKGVDVYAQTNGNNSMMMVALPNGLLAQRTKDKHKPSSPPKSKQSPEPHRGRRDKGDGKVREKCFSPLTPESERLTLYYSPSNTLPTLTQKRAGRLKLRKSLEKDRYVDRQVLASLELTQDGDDGMEGGSDLRQALKTKRSCSFDVGEITTTTCYSYAKRLSVIWTRRSQSLHGMLVHCTSTTSTSSTGSNEQYGHGLTQNYLHAFASNNSNSNSTSNSNSSMTVNPRDLEESVV